One Aegilops tauschii subsp. strangulata cultivar AL8/78 chromosome 2, Aet v6.0, whole genome shotgun sequence genomic window, ACATCATTAGAATTATGTCCCTTTTTATCTTGATCACCAAGTAGTATTTTAATGTCTTGCAAAAACTGCATTGTCCACCTGCAGCTAATATATTTCTCTAAAGATCACATGCAGTTGAAAAAAAATGCACTAAAGACACTGTATGTGAAATGTTTTACTCGTGGAACTATTTTCATTCAGTCAGTACCACAAATTAGCAATCATGCATGGAACTGAATACCAAGATACTTTGGAAGCACCAAACATTCTCTTAATTTGGAATTTCAGAACATTGGTGTTATGTAAACTTATGTATTCATTTTGTACATACAGGGCTCGTGCTGCTGCAGCACAAAGGCAGGCTAGGGACGCTGAAGGTGATTTTCTTATAGATTGATTAGTCTGTTGTAAATGTTCCTGTCTTATGATATCTTTTACTATTATTATATGAAGGGGGCAATGGAACATCAGACGGAGAGCCTAAGAAGGATCAATTGGTATTAGAAATATGTGTCATATGCCTTGAACAGGAGTATAATGCAGTTTTTGTGCCGTAAGTACCTTATTTTATACTCACATTTCATCATATAATTTTACATGTTAATAATAAAGCTGTTTTTCTTTTGACATTTTCATTGTGGATAATCCTGAGCATATGTAGTACACATTTGTACTGTTTACTGTTTCATTTTGGTCAAGAACTGGACCTCGACCAGTTGGCTAGAGGCACCTGGGTGTGAGTGCAGCCTGCTATCCTCGTTTGAGCTTCTGTGCTCCACACAGGGTGCCTCATGGTTGTCTGCCCCTATTTGAAAAGCCACAGGGATTGCATGTGGGTCTATTGGTGGAATGtttttttttgtgtgttcagCACCTTGCATTTAACTTGCCTACCACTATAAATGATCAAGCAAGTTAGTAAACATGATAAAGTATTAAGTTATGCATTTCAATTTTAGCTGGAATCAAATATTTGAACCATGGGTTGTTTTGCCTTTGAAATTCCAGGCGTCATTTACATTTTCTTAGCTCTGTTCATTATGAAGATGTTTTTCTCCTGAATCATCTCCAGCTATGCTTGTTGATAAGCATCTTTCCCTGCTACCTATGCTCTTATTATATTGTCGCCACCAAAATGTTCATGAGCGAGTCATAACCGACCATTATGCAGGTGTGGCCACATGTGTTGCTGTATGAACTGCTCTTCTCACGTAACAAACTGTCCACTCTGCCGACGAAGAATTGACCAAGCTGTCAGAACATTCCGTCACTGATGGCACTACATGATGCAAAATCCTGCGCCTGATAACACCAGGTGAACCTCATCTTTCGAAACCACCTGATACTTCCAGTTCCAGTCGCCGTGGCTGCCAGTGTGCCGATATCTGGAACGCGGAACTGAGCTGGAGCTTGTGAATTGGAGTTTTGCTTTACTGACGAAAACTTCAAGCAATGGAGGCTCATAGTTCGCGGTTGACGCTGCGCCAGTTGCTGATCTTCCTTGTACTTTACAGTTGTGTACAGAGTGTTCTTGTGTAGCGCCTTGTTTCTAACAGCGCTCTGATTGACAGCATGGATGCTAGTATTTACTGGTGGATCAGTTGATTCTATCCAAAGGAACTGCTATGTTGTTTGACATTGTAAAGGATAATCATTTCTTCTGATAGTATATCGGACACCGCCTTTTGATGTTCTTGTGTGCTCACTGTTCGTTTGATTTTGTCTAGCCACAGAAGAAGAAAATGTGTAAAATGTCAGGTGCTTTGTCAAGCTTGCTTTCTTGTATGCATAAACTCGGTACTGTTATCAACGGTCAAGATTCTCGACaccagtttttttttttttttggagAAGGATTAGGGCAAATCCAACGGTTCCTCTCGAGTATCTCTCCTGTATCGCATATGGATACACTTGTAAAAGGATTTTCCCCTGAATTTTCTTCAACTCCAGCAGCTCTCCTTAAACATTTTGCCATGGTTAAAATCGAATTAGATTGATTGTTCAAAAGAGTTCGGCTACAGGCTTACAGGCTTTGGTGCATCAGGGATTGGGATTACCACCATTGCCAAACAACCTCACGGGAAATCCTAATCCAAAGCCCATACCCTCACACACCGCGTGGCGAGGGCGACGTGGATGAGGTACATCGGGAATAGCCGATCTGTAGAGTGAACACTCCCAGTCCCATCTGCGCGTGTAACCCTAGTCCGGTACTCCTCCCCCCTCCCCTGCCCCGGATTCCCAATCCCAGTCCCATctccccccgccgccccgcccccgccgtctCTCCGAGCCACCGCCGCTCCCGAGGTATCACCCCTGCCCCCTCCCTCGCTCCCCAGACAGACGACGGAGTCTGAAACACTCTCGCACTTTCTTCCGCGTCCTGCTTCAGATTACCTCTCCGGTCTCCGCTCGCACCTTAGAGTTCGCCGTCGCACCGCATGGCGGCGGCGCGCGATCCATCCTCCACGTACGTGTCTGCATCCACTTCATATCAGTCACTGATTTTTCCCCTTTAAGCACGCCATTGCTCTGCTCTGCTGTGTGACTAGCGACCCACGTTTGTTTCCACAAGTTCATCACTCTGCTGCACATCGATCAATCAAATTAAGTTTCTCATCTTCCATGTATGTTCTAGTGATGGATCAGAGCGAGGGCTCCGCCAGGATTGTGCGAGGCAGAGGCAGGAACAAGAGGAAGTGGACAATGGACGAGGACGAGGAGCTGGTCAGGGCCCTCTGCGAGGTGTCCACCGACCCCAGGTTCAGGGCCGAAGGAGGGGGCTTCAAGAACTGCTACACCCAGGGGATAGAGGGCCTCCTCGCGCAGCGGCTGCCCGGCCGCGGCATCAGGGCCAGCCCGCACGTCGACTCCCGGCTCAAGGTGCTGAAGCGCAAGTTCCACGCGATCAAGGAGATGCTCGCGTCGCCGGGGTTCTCCTGGGACGGCTCCAGGAAGGTCGTCCGGTGCGAGAAGCAGCGATACGACGACTACTGCAAAGTGAGccatgttttagttagtgttgtTGGCATTGTAACCCTTTCTCTTTGTGATGTGTCTTTGTGTTGATTTGTTTCACCTCTGCAGGATAATCCTAGAGCCAGGGGGATGTACGGTGTTCCATTTCCGCATTTCGATGTGTTTGATGCGGTGTATGGCAAGGATAGAGCCGCTAGAGAAGTGGTTGAAGTGTCCGAGGAAGCCACCGCCGACATGGAGAATGGGAATACAAGTGAAGCCGGGGATGATGAAGGGGAGGAAGATCAGATGTGCACCGGACCGTCAGGTCGCTCCTTGGATGCTACTTCGAGCTATAAAAAGCAGGAAAGATGTAAGAATGGCGGTAAAAGGAACAGGGCTGAATCGAATTGCCCATCTCCGGACACGTTGAAGGATGTGCGTGGTCACTACCAACGCGCCAGCCAGCATGTCGACACGATGGCCGAAGCAATGGAGCTGTTCAAGGATGTACACAGACACTTTCAGAGTGTTGTTCAGCATGCCGGCGCCATGGCAGCAGCAATGGAGGCGTTCAAGGGCGCATATGATCAATTTCAGAGTGTTGTTCAGAATGCGAGCACAGCCACAACAGCCATGGAACAGTTCAAGGATGCGCATGATCAGTTTCGAAGTATCATCCAGAATGGCAGCGCGACTGAAGCAGTTATTGAGCCTCATGCTGATCTGCGAGAAAGGTTGTCGCCTGAGATGCCCCAACAGGATGCCAGAGTAAGAGCCATTGCCGAGATGCAAAAGCTTGGGTTTACCGGAAGCGAAGTGGTCAGCGCTGCGAGTGTTTTCGCAAAGGAACCGGACCAAATGGGCATGTTTTTAGCACTACCCGAAATCTACAGGAGGGAGTACATACTCGAGATGCTCGTCATATCACGAAGAAATCTATCCCTCCCATAGCAATAACTAGAATTCAAAAAAAGGGAATGACAATGGTATGTTAACTGATCCTAAAATCCTGTATGTGCGCATTGCCCTCCATTGTAAGAAATGTTTAAGGCTTGGTTATTCTGAATGTTTGTGTACAACATTGGCATTTTGGATACAACAAAGTAGAACCTGTATCCTAGATTCCTATCAAATGGACAATTCtaggcctcctttggtttagAGGAATCTTGTAGGAATTTCATAGGATTGGATTTCTATAGGAAAAAATCCTTTAGAGCactttggtttgtaggaatggaatcctattcctatggaggaattcttcctatcctccacatttcataggaaaataaacattagcctagactcaatggaaaaaatcCTGTGATGTGAATCAAAGGACatctcctttcctattcctactcataggatttgagctacatgtcatctcattttctatgactttcctattcctacgattttcctatcctatgaaccaaaggttAGTATATCGATTTTGGACATAGATGAGCCATTAGCTTTTGTTCTAGACTTGCATATTTTTATTCATTTTTTGTCTATGAACATTGCTTgtactcaactttgtactaaatcagcgacacctattttgggacggagggagtagtatttaaGGATAATTATCAATCTCTATACAAGCTCATGCCTGGAACTGCTGAACTACCATAACCAACATTTGCGGAGTGCTAGTTTCTACTATGAGGGTACTATCTATGCTATCAGCAAGAACACACTCTtgcacggatttaaaaggccatCTGATAACTCTGTGTGCTTGTTTAGAAGGGGTAAGATGGTCTGTATCTGTTTGTCATGACTCTTATTCTGTGCATAGGTTTTTTTCTTGTTTGTTTATATTTTCTGTCAAACTTGTTCACACTTGACGTTTATATACTGCCAATCTTCTTGTTCAGACTTAACGGAATCAAATGATCTGAAATGTTTTTCCTTTTCCGGTGAAGCTTATTCATGGTTTATTCCCTTTTCAGGTGGTCAATCTCTCCGATTTTAGCTTAAAGCAACATGGAATGAGTGAAGTTCTAGGAGTACAAATTTAGTTTGGTTGCAGCAATGGCGGTTGAAATTTTAGTCGTACATATGTAAATGGTTGCATATCTAGCATGTTCTAATGCGCTGTGTTGGGGAGGTTATCCTATGACCGAGTAAAGCTCGGCGTTCCTCGGAACCGGATACTCAGTCATTCATTTCCTTACACCAAGCATCTGTACCGCTAGTGATTCCATGCTTGAAGATGGTCCCAGTGAATCCATGCTTTTAAGTTGGTACGGCCCAAGGGTAGTGGGCAATCTGTCCCGTTCCAATTTATTTTTTTAATAGGTTTTCGCCCGGTTTCCCTCAAATAAGCCGAGCAATctgtttttctttcttcttttttggcACTCGCCTTTTTGCGGTGCATTCCTCCTTTGGAGGTGTTCTTGTAATACCTCTTTCTAATCAATGAATTTGGCAGCTCTCTTGCCAAGCTAGACTAGACCTAAACCACCACAATACATACAAGACGCCAGAAAAAAAACCCACGCCTTTGCCGCTACAATACATACACGAACACCCTACAAGACGCCGGAAAGCAAAGGCCAGACAACACACTCGATGGAGCACTCGAGCGCCTACAACCGCAACTATTATACCGGGCTGCCACAGGCATTCCACAAACCTCGAGGACAACGGAGACAAACAGTAAGTCCAAAAGAGCGAAAAACTAGGCCGCTCCAATCCCACGAGGCTAGCAGACATAACTCACCAGACGCTGCTTGCTTGTGAAGGGTGTTCGTGTTGCTTTCATCGTTAACCAAACAACCAGCTCCAAACGGAAGCACAAAATAACATCCACCTAAAACTGCACTTCAGGTGCACAGCATGGAAATGATTTAGGAAAGAATTTAATGAAATTACATTTTGCTTCCAGCTAAAAGGGAGTTTTTCTTCACAGAATCAGGCTGATAGCTTGAGCTATTTATGCTACACCCTTTGTTAACAAAATTCACAAT contains:
- the LOC109782152 gene encoding uncharacterized protein, with the translated sequence MDQSEGSARIVRGRGRNKRKWTMDEDEELVRALCEVSTDPRFRAEGGGFKNCYTQGIEGLLAQRLPGRGIRASPHVDSRLKVLKRKFHAIKEMLASPGFSWDGSRKVVRCEKQRYDDYCKDNPRARGMYGVPFPHFDVFDAVYGKDRAAREVVEVSEEATADMENGNTSEAGDDEGEEDQMCTGPSGRSLDATSSYKKQERCKNGGKRNRAESNCPSPDTLKDVRGHYQRASQHVDTMAEAMELFKDVHRHFQSVVQHAGAMAAAMEAFKGAYDQFQSVVQNASTATTAMEQFKDAHDQFRSIIQNGSATEAVIEPHADLRERLSPEMPQQDARVRAIAEMQKLGFTGSEVVSAASVFAKEPDQMGMFLALPEIYRREYILEMLVISRRNLSLP